In one Tripterygium wilfordii isolate XIE 37 chromosome 22, ASM1340144v1, whole genome shotgun sequence genomic region, the following are encoded:
- the LOC119990340 gene encoding protein LIKE COV 2-like, translated as MAEEKESTSIPLSQADNVADDPEDPAKSPPSSPNSSTRKACCYFLQSWVSKKFMTGCVVLFPVAVTFFVTWWFIQFFDGFFSPLYERLGVDIFGLGFVTSLLFVFFVGIFVSSWTGATVFWIGEWFIKRMPFVRHIYSASKQISAAISPDQNTTAFKEVAIIRHPRVGEYAFGFITSTVILQRDNEDEELCSVFVPTNHLYIGDIFLVNSKDVIRPNLSIREGIEIIVSGGMTMPQMISPIERVVRQNERIPLDRMM; from the exons ATGGCGGAAGAGAAAGAATCAACGTCAATTCCACTAAGCCAGGCCGACAATGTTGCAGATGATCCAGAGGATCCCGCTAAATCCCCTCCATCTTCCCCCAATTCTTCCACTCGCAAG GCTTGCTGCTATTTCCTTCAGAGCTGGGTCTCCAAGAAGTTTATGACTGGGTG TGTAGTACTTTTCCCTGTGGCAGTTACATTCTTTGTAACGTGGTGGTTCATACAGTTTTTTGACGGCTTCTTCAGCCCATTATATGAGCGGCTTGGTGTTGACATATTCG GTCTTGGATTTGTCACATCTTTACTGTTTGTCTTCTTTGTTGGCATTTTTGTTTCATCATGGACGGGAGCTACTGTATTTTGGATTGGTGAATGGTTCATAAAGCGGATGCCCTTTGTTAGGCACATATACTCAGCATCTAAACAAATCAGCGCTGCAATTTCTCCAG ATCAAAATACTACAGCCTTCAAAGAGGTAGCAATCATCCGTCACCCACGTGTTGGTGAATATGCATTTGGATTTATCACATCCACAGTTATCCTTCAG AGAGATAATGAAGATGAAGAGTTGTGTAGTGTTTTTGTCCCAACAAACCATCTCTACATCGGTGATATATTTCTTGTTAACTCCAAAGATGTTATAAGACCAAATCTGTCTATCCGGGAAGGCATAG AGATTATTGTTTCTGGAGGAATGACAATGCCCCAAATGATTTCTCCTATTGAAAGAGTTGTTCGGCAGAATGAAAGAATCCCTTTGGACAGAATGATGTGA